From the genome of Dickeya fangzhongdai, one region includes:
- the kwaA gene encoding anti-phage protein KwaA, protein MKVKMYVLSLFFLFIPIIFYFSGIDDVWNVFSKANGFCDGVSNRIVCITGNMGNQLSLSVSRLCVCIFLVFLCGYTYWWYKRQLSFLDRGITSAEVVVVGCEKESTEYLSFLSTYIMPLVFTDLTKPSNVFNFIFILVIVGFLHIKTRRIHSNPTLSLFGVSAYKIDYIIRVDGQDSDITKGLIVLSKDEISVKSVIRIIKKEDYITFAKYIRNDSNG, encoded by the coding sequence ATACCAATAATTTTTTATTTTTCTGGTATTGATGATGTCTGGAACGTTTTTTCCAAAGCTAATGGTTTTTGTGATGGCGTCAGTAATCGTATTGTCTGTATAACAGGTAATATGGGAAACCAGCTATCTCTATCCGTGTCAAGGTTATGCGTTTGTATTTTTTTGGTCTTTTTGTGTGGCTATACTTACTGGTGGTATAAGAGACAGCTTTCATTTTTGGATAGGGGGATTACCTCTGCCGAAGTGGTTGTTGTTGGATGCGAAAAAGAGTCAACTGAGTATCTGTCATTTTTGTCAACTTACATAATGCCCCTGGTTTTTACAGACTTAACAAAACCTTCAAATGTTTTCAATTTCATTTTTATTCTAGTTATTGTCGGATTTCTTCATATAAAAACAAGAAGGATTCATAGCAACCCAACGCTTTCATTGTTTGGTGTTTCTGCTTACAAAATTGACTATATAATCAGGGTTGATGGTCAGGATTCTGATATCACAAAAGGATTGATTGTCCTGTCGAAGGATGAGATATCTGTGAAAAGTGTAATTCGAATCATAAAAAAAGAAGACTACATTACATTCGCAAAATACATAAGGAACGATTCAAATGGCTGA